Proteins encoded together in one Plasmodium brasilianum strain Bolivian I chromosome 4, whole genome shotgun sequence window:
- a CDS encoding tetratricopeptide repeat protein, translating to MKNDIDTLLKAEEEKEQGNALFKKGEYELSIFHYTRSINYSPESSILYTNRSLAYFKIGRYDKSLEDALKARKLDEDNLKSYYRICEAYNALNDVDNYKKYLHMYNEKRIMKGMNAKRIDTNAEAKAHAQDNMQQTHNSKKHYRMYVEQSNLPDITSAKKEVDTNSNKTKEKDIKVSKELMDLCSKNEKEKFLFFNNNNEIKEKEKNILFEKEKYKNNFLIEEVYDFKEKEQNYNVLNNQMKNNKKDMTQDKFRVHYNDICNDIKLFFIHFKDLFMSNSFYLPVFIQKELKKTKINFTNSSMSFLKYRADTLFSEKKFYSAVELYNEIARRCESEKNVYYCTVLSNRSACFIEMKKVVSALCDISRSLYLLYDFFEKHKENINNIKKELSSFEEGEIEALFCSTDIDAYKDSKNIYLQAHKLLIKLLYRYIKFVHLHRKRFRLPSLSQVSIKVRRNRASFGCVYSHTNMHELEHA from the exons ATGAAAAATGATATCGACACTCTGCTCAAAGCTGAGGAGGAGAAAGAGCAAGGAAAtgctttatttaaaaagggtGAATATGAg ctcTCTATTTTTCACTATACGAGGAGCATAAACTACTCACCGGAGTCGTCTATCCTGTATACCAACAGATCATTGGCATACTTTAA aATAGGTCGTTATGATAAGAGCTTAGAAGATGCACTGAAGGCAAGAAAATTGGATGAAGACAACCTGAAGAGTTACTACAGGATATGTGAAGCATATAACGCCTTGAACGATGTGGATAATTACAAGAAGTATTTGCATATGTATAATGAGAAAAGGATTATGAAGGGGATGAACGCCAAAAGAATAGACACAAACGCAGAAGCAAAGGCACATGCGCAGGATAACATGCAGCAAACACACAACAGCAAGAAACATTACCGTATGTACGTTGAACAAAGCAATCTACCCGATATAACAAGTGCAAAAAAGGAGGTAGATACAAATTCTAACAAAACAAAAGAGAAAGATATCAAGGTAAGCAAGGAACTGATGGACCTGTGCtctaaaaatgaaaaagaaaaattcttgttttttaataataacaatgaaataaaagagaaggaaaaaaatatattatttgaaaaagagaaatataaaaacaatttctTAATTGAAGAAGTATATGATTTTAAAGAGAAGGAGCAAAATTACAATGTTCTGAACAATCAGATGAAGAACAACAAAAAGGATATGACTCAAGATAAATTTCGTGTACattataatgatatatgtaatgatataaaacttttttttattcattttaaagaTTTATTTATGTCCAATAGTTTTTATCTACCTGTCTTTATTCAAAAGGAGCtcaaaaaaactaaaattaattttactaaCTCCAGCAtgagttttttaaaatatagagCAGATACTCTCTTTTCCGAAAAGAAGTTCTACTCAGCTGTGGAGTTGTACAACGAGATAGCCAGACGATGCGAAag TgagaaaaatgtttattactGCACCGTCCTAAGCAACAGAAGCGCGTGCTTCAtcgaaatgaaaaaagtcGTAAGTGCACTCTGTGATATAAGCAGATCGCTATATTTGCTTTATGacttttttgaaaaacataaagaaaacataaataacataaaaaaagaattatcaTCATTTGAAGAAGGGGAAATAGAGGCACTGTTTTGCTCAACAGATATAGATGCTTATAAAGACTCCAAGAACATTTATTTGCAGgcacataaattattaattaagctattatatagatatataaagtTCGTTCACCTACACAGAAAAAGATTTAGACTTCCATCCCTATCCCAAGTAAGCATAAAGGTGCGAAGGAACCGCGCCTCATTCGGTTGTGTATACAGTCACACGAACATGCATGAATTAGAACATGCGTAA
- a CDS encoding tetratricopeptide repeat protein, whose product MKEILRGYSNIVYLNKHVKEKEKYVNCYRIVKTISEGKFSKVILCEKDNKELYALKKYDKKCLENKREFEFSKSNNKIVIKSKYDDLKKELQILMDIKNEYCLTCDEILTNYDEVYIVNKYMENESILKYEQFFFVLDKNESSFIPLSVIKCIVKSILKSFFYIHKQKNICHRDVKPSNILMSKNGLVKLEDFGESEYMTNNMIKGTKGTYEFMPPEFFTSLTSYSGEKTDIWSLGICIFALFYRVLPYTHNNSLNELFHDIGKGEIKYHVQRNYFLTEITKNKSNRCMDYLSNDDINFLKKFLKKDPNERFNDEEALKHSWLRNTDYKCLEVYAKEVYKKKNKL is encoded by the exons ATGAAGGAAATTCTACGTGGGTATTCAAATATTGTTTACCTTAACAAGCACgtaaaggaaaaggaaaaatatgtaaattgcTACAGGATTGTGAAAACGATAAGCGAGG GCAAGTTCAGCAAAGTAATACTTTGCGAAAAGGATAATAAGGAGCTATATGCactgaaaaaatatgataaaaaatgtttagaAAACAAAAGGGAGTTTGAATTTAGCAAGAGTAATAATAAGATCGTTATAAAATCAAAATACGATGACTTAAAAAAGGAACTGCAAATTTTAATGgacataaaaaatgaatattgtTTAACATGCGATGAAATATTAACGAATTATGACGAagtatatattgtaaataaatatatggaaaatgagagcatattaaaatatgaacaatttttttttgttttagaTAAAAATGAGTCAAGTTTTATTCCTTTATCTGTTATAAAATGCATcgtaaaaagtatattaaaatcattcttttacatacataaacaaaaaaatatatgtcaTAGGGATGTTAAGCcatcaaatatattaatgagtAAAAATGGTTTAGTTAAATTGGAGGATTTCGGGGAATCGGAATATATGACTAATAACATGATCAAAGGCACTAAG ggaACGTACGAATTCATGCCACCAGAATTTTTTACAAGCCTGACTAGTTACTCCGGTGAGAAGACGGATATATGGAGCCTGGGCATTTGTatatttgctttattttatcgTGTCCTTCCATATACTCATAACAATTCGCTAAACGAGCTATTCCACGATATAGGAAAAGGTGAAATAAAATACCATGTTCAGAGGAATTACTTCCTAActgaaattacaaaaaataagtCAAATCGTTGCATGGACTATTTATCGAATGACGatataaactttttaaaaaaatttttaaaaaaagatccGAACGAAAGATTCAACGATGAAGAGGCTCTG AAACACAGCTGGCTACGCAACACGGACTACAAGTGCCTTGAAGTGTATGCAAAGGaagtttataaaaagaagaataaattatag